A single region of the Vanacampus margaritifer isolate UIUO_Vmar chromosome 13, RoL_Vmar_1.0, whole genome shotgun sequence genome encodes:
- the LOC144062607 gene encoding retinal Mueller cells isomerohydrolase-like isoform X2, with the protein MEKSVEHPAAGYRKIFETVEELNEPIPAKVTGLLPAWLGGSLLRMGPGLFEVGDQPFHHLFDGQALMHKFDLKNGHVTYYRKFLKTDAYVRAMTENRVVVTEFGTAVYPDPCKNIFSRFFSYFRGIEVTDNCVVNIYPVGEDFYAVTETNYITKVDPESLDTLEKVDLCKYLSVNGVTAHPHFDADGTVYNIGNCFGKNMSLAYNIVRIPPAQKDKSDPLKKSQVIVQLPSSERLKPSYIHSFGLTDNYFVFVEQPVKINLLKFLSAWSVRGATYMDCFESNESMGTWFHLATKEPAAHLSSHKFRTSAFNIFHHINAYEDQGFIVVDLCVWKSHDFVYNYLYLANLRGEWEEVKKAAMRAPQPEVRRYVLPLDLHSEEQGKNLVSLPYTTATAALHSDGTVWLEPEVLFSKPRQAFEFPQINYSQCRGKKYSFTYGLGLNHFIPDKIVKLNVQTKETWVWKEDECYPSEPLFVPTPGATQEDDGVLLSIVVKPGAERPGFLLVLDAAKMTEMARAEVDSVFPVTLHGFYKP; encoded by the exons ATGGAGAAAAG TGTGGAACATCCCGCTGCCGGCTACAGGAAGATTTTTGAGACAGTAGAGGAGCTGAATGAACCAATTCCAGCCAAAGTCACTG GCCTTTTGCCAGCATGGCTGGGCGGGAGTCTTCTCAGGATGGGACCAGGCCTTTTCGAGGTCGGGGACCAACCTTTCCACCATCTCTTTGACGGCCAGGCTCTCATGCACAAGTTTGACCTGAAGAACGGTCATGTGACCTACTACAGGAA GTTTTTAAAAACAGACGCCTACGTCCGTGCGATGACTGAGAACAGAGTGGTCGTCACCGAGTTTGGCACGGCGGTGTACCCTGACccctgcaaaaatatattttccag ATTTTTCTCCTACTTCCGAGGCATTGAGGTGACTGATAACTGCGTCGTCAACATCTATCCAGTTGGGGAAGACTTCTACGCCGTCACAGAGACCAATTACATCACCAAGGTTGATCCCGAGTCACTAGACACTTTAGAGAAG GTGGACCTGTGTAAGTACCTGTCAGTCAACGGCGTAACAGCTCACCCCCACTTTGATGCAGATGGTACAGTCTACAACATTGGCAACTGCTTTGGCAAGAACATGAGTCTCGCTTATAACATTGTCAGGATCCCACCTGCTCAGAAAG ACAAGTCTGACCCCTTAAAGAAATCCCAGGTCATCGTTCAACTCCCAAGCAGTGAGAGGTTGAAACCCTCCTACATCCACAG TTTCGGTTTGACCGACAACTATTTCGTGTTTGTGGAGCAGCCGGTGAAAATCAACCTGCTCAAGTTTCTGTCGGCTTGGAGTGTCAGAGGAGCCACATACATGGACTGCTTCGAATCCAATGAGAGCATGGGA acaTGGTTTCACTTGGCCACTAAGGAGCCAGCGGCACATCTGAGCAGCCACAAGTTCCGAACATCGGCTTTCAACATCTTCCATCATATTAACGCTTATGAAGACCAGGGATTTATTGTTGTTGACCTCTGCGTATGGAAAAG TCATGACTTTGTGTACAACTACCTGTATCTGGCCAACCTGAGGGGGGAGTGGGAGGAGGTTAAGAAAGCAGCCATGAGAGCGCCTCAGCCTGAGGTCAGAAGATACGTTCTGCCGCTGGATTTACACAGC GAGGAGCAAGGAAAGAACCTGGTTTCTCTGCCATACACCACAGCAACTGCTGCTCTGCATAGTGATGGAACCGTCTGGTTGGAACCGGAAGTCCTCTTTTCTAAACCCAGACAAG CCTTTGAGTTTCCGCAGATTAACTACTCTCAGTGTCGTGGCAAGAAGTATTCCTTCACTTACGGCCTTGGACTCAACCATTTCATCCCTGACAAG ATTGTCAAGTTGAACGTGCAGACCAAAGAGACGTGGGTTTGGAAGGAGGATGAGTGTTATCCATCAGAACCGCTATTCGTACCAACACCAGGAGCTACACAGGAGGATGATG GTGTGCTGCTGAGTATTGTTGTGAAGCCAGGAGCAGAGAGGCCAGGCTTCCTGTTGGTGCTGGATGCCGCCAAGATGACCGAGATGGCCCGGGCAGAAGTTGACAGCGTCTTCCCAGTGACTTTGCATGGCTTCTACAAGCCATGA
- the LOC144062607 gene encoding retinal Mueller cells isomerohydrolase-like isoform X1 has protein sequence MVSPVEHPAAGYRKIFETVEELNEPIPAKVTGLLPAWLGGSLLRMGPGLFEVGDQPFHHLFDGQALMHKFDLKNGHVTYYRKFLKTDAYVRAMTENRVVVTEFGTAVYPDPCKNIFSRFFSYFRGIEVTDNCVVNIYPVGEDFYAVTETNYITKVDPESLDTLEKVDLCKYLSVNGVTAHPHFDADGTVYNIGNCFGKNMSLAYNIVRIPPAQKDKSDPLKKSQVIVQLPSSERLKPSYIHSFGLTDNYFVFVEQPVKINLLKFLSAWSVRGATYMDCFESNESMGTWFHLATKEPAAHLSSHKFRTSAFNIFHHINAYEDQGFIVVDLCVWKSHDFVYNYLYLANLRGEWEEVKKAAMRAPQPEVRRYVLPLDLHSEEQGKNLVSLPYTTATAALHSDGTVWLEPEVLFSKPRQAFEFPQINYSQCRGKKYSFTYGLGLNHFIPDKIVKLNVQTKETWVWKEDECYPSEPLFVPTPGATQEDDGVLLSIVVKPGAERPGFLLVLDAAKMTEMARAEVDSVFPVTLHGFYKP, from the exons ATGGTCAGCCC TGTGGAACATCCCGCTGCCGGCTACAGGAAGATTTTTGAGACAGTAGAGGAGCTGAATGAACCAATTCCAGCCAAAGTCACTG GCCTTTTGCCAGCATGGCTGGGCGGGAGTCTTCTCAGGATGGGACCAGGCCTTTTCGAGGTCGGGGACCAACCTTTCCACCATCTCTTTGACGGCCAGGCTCTCATGCACAAGTTTGACCTGAAGAACGGTCATGTGACCTACTACAGGAA GTTTTTAAAAACAGACGCCTACGTCCGTGCGATGACTGAGAACAGAGTGGTCGTCACCGAGTTTGGCACGGCGGTGTACCCTGACccctgcaaaaatatattttccag ATTTTTCTCCTACTTCCGAGGCATTGAGGTGACTGATAACTGCGTCGTCAACATCTATCCAGTTGGGGAAGACTTCTACGCCGTCACAGAGACCAATTACATCACCAAGGTTGATCCCGAGTCACTAGACACTTTAGAGAAG GTGGACCTGTGTAAGTACCTGTCAGTCAACGGCGTAACAGCTCACCCCCACTTTGATGCAGATGGTACAGTCTACAACATTGGCAACTGCTTTGGCAAGAACATGAGTCTCGCTTATAACATTGTCAGGATCCCACCTGCTCAGAAAG ACAAGTCTGACCCCTTAAAGAAATCCCAGGTCATCGTTCAACTCCCAAGCAGTGAGAGGTTGAAACCCTCCTACATCCACAG TTTCGGTTTGACCGACAACTATTTCGTGTTTGTGGAGCAGCCGGTGAAAATCAACCTGCTCAAGTTTCTGTCGGCTTGGAGTGTCAGAGGAGCCACATACATGGACTGCTTCGAATCCAATGAGAGCATGGGA acaTGGTTTCACTTGGCCACTAAGGAGCCAGCGGCACATCTGAGCAGCCACAAGTTCCGAACATCGGCTTTCAACATCTTCCATCATATTAACGCTTATGAAGACCAGGGATTTATTGTTGTTGACCTCTGCGTATGGAAAAG TCATGACTTTGTGTACAACTACCTGTATCTGGCCAACCTGAGGGGGGAGTGGGAGGAGGTTAAGAAAGCAGCCATGAGAGCGCCTCAGCCTGAGGTCAGAAGATACGTTCTGCCGCTGGATTTACACAGC GAGGAGCAAGGAAAGAACCTGGTTTCTCTGCCATACACCACAGCAACTGCTGCTCTGCATAGTGATGGAACCGTCTGGTTGGAACCGGAAGTCCTCTTTTCTAAACCCAGACAAG CCTTTGAGTTTCCGCAGATTAACTACTCTCAGTGTCGTGGCAAGAAGTATTCCTTCACTTACGGCCTTGGACTCAACCATTTCATCCCTGACAAG ATTGTCAAGTTGAACGTGCAGACCAAAGAGACGTGGGTTTGGAAGGAGGATGAGTGTTATCCATCAGAACCGCTATTCGTACCAACACCAGGAGCTACACAGGAGGATGATG GTGTGCTGCTGAGTATTGTTGTGAAGCCAGGAGCAGAGAGGCCAGGCTTCCTGTTGGTGCTGGATGCCGCCAAGATGACCGAGATGGCCCGGGCAGAAGTTGACAGCGTCTTCCCAGTGACTTTGCATGGCTTCTACAAGCCATGA